A genome region from Triticum aestivum cultivar Chinese Spring chromosome 2B, IWGSC CS RefSeq v2.1, whole genome shotgun sequence includes the following:
- the LOC123043095 gene encoding receptor kinase-like protein Xa21, translating to MARLMLAILLISLALNPLSSATAVASTHTNREALLCLKSSLHTPTRAFDTWKSTTSPDFCTWHGVTCTTRTGQAPLVVALDMEAEGLSGEIPTCISNLTSLVRIHLPNNTLSGHIPPELGRLSELRYLNLSFNSLNGTIPSSLGTLGKLSALDLGSNGFSGQIPTLLGSSLALESVSLPNNLLDGEIPHSLANSYSLRYLSLRNNSIDGAIPPSLFNNSIITEIHLRNNNLSGTIPPFMKFPSKLTYLSLTGNSLTGVVPPSVANLSSLTSLLLADNQLQGFIPDLGKLSSLKNLDLSTNNLSGTVPPSIYNLSSLNFLGMFGNNLGGTLPFDMGNTLANIKSLFMQDNHFWGDIPASLQNASTMTYIHLGNNSLTGVVPSFSSMENLEFVMLYSNHLEAGDWTFFSSLANCRHLLEFNVGENNLCGDLPANSIANLPKSLTALTLRSNNISGTIPLEIGNLSNLNMLYLDRNLFMGSIPPTLGQLHNLVVLSLPQNNFSGEIPPSIGSLNQLEELYLQENDLSGIIPESLGSCQKLLALNLSCNTLGGSIKGHMLARLEQLSWLLDLSHNQLTTSIPLEMGSLINLGSLNISHNNLTGRIPSTLSACVRLEALRVEENILQGDIPQSLANLKGLKVLDCSSNNLSGTIPEFLGTFTSLMYLNMSFNDFQGPLPTAGVFANRSGSFVQGNPHLCANIAVQDLPRCFASTSTQKHKFVIPILIALSTLVALALLLGVFNFWLRRRYKSSERIGHSYMEMKRITYGDIIKATDSLSLANVVGSGQFGTVYKGWFDAEDGTVAVKVFKLNQHGALHSFIAECKALQHIRHRNLVKVITACSTYDPVGNEFRALVFEYMASGSLEDRLHNHKCGDMSLGAMICISVDIACALEYLHNQCIPPVVHCDMKPGNILFNNDDTACVCDFGLARLIHGCSSGEQSGTTSIVGPRGSIGYIAPEYGMGSEISTEGDVYSYGIVLLEMLTHKRPTNEEFSDGLTLRKYVDASLSRTQDILHPSLISEMGDQCVGHIPNLQEHNTFALKDICALRLLRLGLLCSAESPKDRPTMHDVYGEVTEVKEAFFSMDN from the exons ATGGCCCGCCTAATGTTAGCCATTCTCCTCATCTCTCTAGCTTTGAACCCCTTGTCATCTGCAACGGCAGTTGCTAGCACCCACACCAACAGAGAAGCTCTGCTCTGCCTCAAGTCCAGCCTCCACACTCCCACCCGAGCTTTTGATACATGGAAAAGCACCACCTCACCGGATTTCTGCACTTGGCACGGCGTCACATGCACAACAAGGACAGGGCAAGCACCCCTCGTGGTGGCCTTGGATATGGAGGCGGAAGGCCTCTCCGGTGAGATACCAACCTGCATCTCCAACCTCACTTCTTTGGTAAGAATCCACTTGCCAAACAACACCCTCTCTGGTCATATCCCACCCGAACTTGGCCGTCTGTCCGAACTCCGGTACCTAAACCTCAGTTTTAATTCGTTGAACGGCACCATCCCGTCCAGCCTTGGTACCCTTGGGAAACTTTCTGCTCTAGACCTAGGCAGTAACGGATTTTCTGGTCAGATTCCGACGCTGTTGGGGAGCTCGCTGGCTCTAGAGTCGGTCAGTCTGCCCAACAATCTTCTTGATGGAGAAATCCCACATTCACTAGCaaatagttactccctccgttaCCTTTCCCTAAGAAACAATAGTATTGATGGGGCCATCCCTCCGTCCCTCTTCAACAACTCAATCATTACAGAGATACACCTTCGAAACAACAATCTTTCCGGTACAATTCCACCTTTCATGAAGTTTCCTTCGAAGCTCACATACCTAAGTCTTACCGGAAATAGCCTTACTGGAGTCGTGCCACCATCCGTGGCAAACCTCTCATCCCTTACCTCGCTCTTGCTTGCCGATAACCAGTTGCAAGGATTCATTCCAGATTTGGGTAAACTTTCAAGCCTGAAAAACCTCGATCTCTCCACCAACAATCTGTCAGGGACAGTGCCACCCTCAATTTACAATTTGTCTTCGCTGAACTTTCTTGGGATGTTTGGCAATAATCTTGGAGGAACATTGCCCTTTGACATGGGTAACACACTTGCTAACATCAAATCACTGTTTATGCAAGATAATCATTTTTGGGGAGACATCCCTGCCTCACTACAAAATGCCTCCACCATGACGTATATCCATCTAGGCAACAACTCTCTGACTGGGGTGGTTCCTTCTTTCAGCTCCATGGAAAATTTGGAGTTTGTGATGTTGTACTCAAATCATCTCGAGGCTGGAGACTGGACATTCTTCTCCTCTTTGGCGAATTGTAGACATCTTCTAGAATTTAACGTAGGTGAAAACAACTTGTGTGGGGATTTACCAGCAAATTCCATAGCAAATCTGCCCAAAAGCTTGACCGCTCTAACTCTTCGGTCAAACAACATATCTGGCACCATCCCCTTGGAGATTGGAAATTTGTCTAATCTTAACATGTTGTATCTTGATAGAAATCTTTTCATGGGGTCTATACCTCCTACCCTTGGTCAGCTACATAACTTGGTTGTTCTTAGTCTACCACAAAACAACTTTTCTGGGGAAATACCACCTTCCATTGGCAGCTTAAATCAACTGGAAGAACTTTATTTGCAAGAAAATGATTTGAGTGGAATCATACCTGAAAGTTTAGGCAGCTGCCAGAAGTTGTTGGCACTAAACCTTTCTTGTAATACCCTTGGTGGAAGCATAAAAGGACATATGTTGGCTAGGTTGGAACAGTTAAGTTGGTTACTTGATTTATCACACAACCAGCTCACAACGTCCATACCACTAGAGATGGGTAGCTTGATAAACCTTGGTTCCTTGAACATCTCTCACAACAATCTCACGGGGAGAATCCCGTCCACCCTTAGCGCATGTGTTCGGTTGGAAGCACTTCGTGTAGAAGAGAACATCCTGCAAGGAGACATTCCACAATCACTAGCAAACTTGAAAGGCCTCAAAGTGTTGGATTGCTCCAGTAATAATCTATCTGGCACAATCCCGGAGTTCCTTGGGACCTTCACCTCTCTGATGTATTTGAATATGTCCTTCAATGACTTCCAAGGGCCACTTCCCACTGCTGGAGTGTTTGCTAATAGAAGTggtagttttgtccaaggaaaCCCACACCTGTGTGCAAACATTGCAGTACAAGATTTGCCTAGGTGCTTTGCTTCAACATCCACACAAAAACACAAGTTCGTCATTCCTATCCTGATAGCTCTGTCAACTCTCGTTGCACTTGCTTTGCTCTTGGGGGTGTTCAATTTTTGGTTGAGAAGGAGATACAAATCCAGTGAGAGAATTGGCCATTCATACATGGAGATGAAAAGGATAACATATGGTGACATAATCAAAGCAACGGATAGTCTTTCTCTAGCCAACGTAGTTGGCTCCGGGCAATTTGGGACTGTCTACAAAGGTTGGTTCGACGCGGAAGATGGTACGGTTGCTGTTAAAGTCTTCAAGCTCAATCAGCACGGTGCATTGCATAGCTTCATTGCTGAGTGCAAAGCATTGCAACACATCCGTCACCGGAATCTCGTGAAGGTTATAACTGCATGCTCAACTTATGACCCAGTGGGAAATGAGTTCAGGGCTCTAGTCTTTGAGTATATGGCCAGCGGTAGCCTTGAAGACAGACTTCATAATCACAAGTGTGGTGATATGAGTTTAGGCGCAATGATATGCATATCAGTTGACATTGCTTGTGCTCTTGAATACCTCCATAACCAATGCATCCCACCAGTTGTTCACTGTGATATGAAACCAGGCAACATACTTTTCAACAACGACGATACGGCATGTGTCTGTGACTTTGGTCTAGCAAGGCTAATTCATGGATGTTCATCTGGAGAGCAGAGCGGCACAACAAGCATAGTTGGACCAAGGGGATCTATTGGGTACATAGCTCCTG AGTATGGCATGGGCAGTGAAATCTCGACCGAGGGTGATGTCTACAGCTATGGCATTGTTCTTTTGGAAATGCTAACACATAAACGACCTACTAATGAAGAGTTTAGTGATGGCTTGACGCTCCGCAAGTATGTAGATGCATCGCTGTCACGAACCCAAGACATTCTTCACCCTAGTCTTATTTCAGAGATGGGAGATCAGTGTGTCGGTCATATCCCAAACTTGCAAGAACACAACACATTTGCATTGAAGGATATATGTGCTCTCCGGCTCCTTAGACTTGGCTTATTATGCTCTGCGGAATCGCCGAAGGATCGACCAACGATGCATGATGTCTACGGTGAAGTAACTGAAGTAAAAGAGGCATTTTTCTCTATGGACAACTGA